A window from Theropithecus gelada isolate Dixy chromosome 1, Tgel_1.0, whole genome shotgun sequence encodes these proteins:
- the L1TD1 gene encoding LINE-1 type transposase domain-containing protein 1: MSDVSSSVQSKFARLAKKQENITYMKRKQLTETEKDIAPVLDVNCKDVSAIVMNKFRVLMEIQDLMFEEMRETLKSDLKAILGGKTTIPEVKNSENSSSRTEFQQIINLALQKTGMVGKTEGENSKVGDDIENLTFKVKEVNELSSKLDNANEYNRKEGKKLPQNESQSYEVLGSMEETSCNVDDRHGNHNVHLDITEGERRKGGEDEFVKDMGEEKKFQKFKNKEDILKASREEKVLMDEGAVLTLAANLSSATLNISKQWSDVFNILREHDFEPKFLCEVKLAFKCDGEIKTFSDLQSLRKFASQKSSMKELLKDVLPQKEEISGGGRRSGTEEKRGKTLIDSKHRAGEMTSDGLSFLFLKEVKVAKPEEMNNLETQEEELSELEELDEEASGMEDDREDTSGLEEEEEASRMEEEEESSGLEEEEEEEASGLEEEEASEEEEEQTSEQDSTFQGHTLVDAKHEVEIISDGMETIFIDSIEDSEPEEEEEGKDSEMGKVKTTSLPEKKEASCRQKEIPFSYLVGDSGKKKLVKHQVVHKTQEEEEEAVPTSQGTGTPCLTLCLASPSESLEIGYDEHKKHSHTNLSISTGVTKLKKTEEKKHRTLHTEELTSKEADLTQETEENLRSSVINSIREIKEEIGNLKSSHPGVLEIKNSVDDLSSRMDILEERIDSLEDQIEEFSKDTVQMTKQMINKERQREIEDRSRSCNIRLIGIPEKDNNENGAEDIIKEIIDENFAELKKGSSLEIVSACRVPSKIDEKRLTPRHILVKFWNSNDKEKIIRASRERREITYQGTRIRLTADLSLDTLDARSKWSNVFKVLLAKGFNPRILYPAKMAFDFRGKTKVFLDVEEFRDYVSHMPTLRELLEDNVL; encoded by the exons ATGTCTGATGTATCTAGTAGTGTACAGTCAAAATTTGCTAGActtgcaaagaaacaggaaaatatcacctATATGAAAAGAAAGCAGTTAACAGAAACTGAAAAGGACATAGCTCCAGTATTAGATGTAAACTGCAAGGACGTATCGGCAATTGTTATGAATAAGTTTAGGGTCTTAATGGAAATTCAAGACCTGATGTTTGAGGAGATGAGGGAAACTCTTAAAAGTGACCTAAAGGCAATTTTAGGAGGAAAAACTACAATACCTGAGGTAAAGAATTCAGAGAACTCCAGTAGTAGGACAGAGTTTCAACAAATAATCAATTTAGCATTACAAAAAACAGGGATGGTAGGGAAAACGGAAGGAGAAAACTCTAAAGTAGGTGATGATATTGAGAATTTAACCTTTAAAGTCAAAGAAGTAAATGAGCTGAGCAGTAAATTAGACAACGCTAATGAATACAATAGGAAGGAAGGTAAGAAATTACCCCAGAATGAATCACAAAGTTACGAAGTCCTGGGAAGTATGGAAGAAACCTCATGCAATGTAGATGACAGACATGGAAATCACAATGTCCATTTAGACAttacagaaggagagagaaggaagggtggAGAGGATGAATTTGTCAAAGAcatgggagaggaaaaaaaatttcagaaattcaaGAATAAAGAGGACATTTTAAAAGCCTCCAGAGAAGAAAAAGTGTTGATGGATGAAGGAGCAGTACTTACCCTGGCTGCCAACCTTTCATCAGCAACGCTGAATATTAGTAAGCAATGGAGTGATGTCTTCAACATTCTGAGAGAACATGATTTTGAACCTAAATTTCTGTGCGAAGTTAAATTGGCATTTAAATGTGatggtgaaataaagacattttcagatctGCAAAGCCTTAGAAAATTTGCCAGCCAAAAATCTTCTATGAAAGAATTATTGAAAGATGTACTCccacaaaaggaagaaataagtggaggaggaagaagatctGGAACTGAAGAAAAAAGG GGTAAAACCCTAATAGACTCAAAGCATAGAGCTGGAGAAATGACCAGTGATGGATTGAGCTTTCTATTTCTTAAAGAAGTGAAAGTTGCTAAGCCAGAGGAGATGAACAACTTAGAGACTCAAGAGGAAGAGCTTTCTGAGCTAGAGGAGCTGGATGAAGAGGCCTCAGGGATGGAGGATGATAGAGAAGATACCTCAgggctggaggaagaggaagaggcctcaaggatggaggaggaggaagagtcctcagggctggaggaggaagaagaagaagaggcctcagggctggaggaggaagaagcctcagaggaggaggaggaacagacTTCAGAACAGGACTCAACCTTTCAGGGTCATACTTTGGTAGATGCAAAGCATGAAGTTGAGATAATCAGTGATGGCATGGAAACTATTTTCATTGACTCCATAGAGGATTCTGagccagaggaggaagaggaaggaaaggactCTGAAATGGGAAAGGTAAAGACTACCTCCCTGCCTGAGAAAAAAGAAGCCTCATGTAGACAAAAAGAAATTCCCTTTAGTTATTTGGTTGGGGACTCTGGGAAGAAAAAGTTGGTGAAACACCAGGTGGTACACaaaacccaggaggaagaggaagaagctgTGCCCACGAGTCAAGGAACTGGCACACCCTGTCTGACCTTATGTTTGGCCTCTCCCTCAGAGTCGCTAGAGATAGGTTATGATGAGCATAAAAAGCATTCACATACAAATTTGAGTATTTCAACAGGAGTCACCAAacttaagaaaacagaagaaaagaaacacagaactCTGCACACAGAAGAACTAACATCTAAAGAAGCAGACTTAAcacaggaaacagaagaaaacttgAGAAGTAGTGTGATTAATAGCATCAGAGAGATAAAAGAGGAGATTGGAAATCTGAAAAGTTCCCATCCAGGtgtcttggaaattaaaaattcagtagaTGATCTAAGTAGCAGAATGGACATACTTGAAGAAAGAATAGATAGTCTAGAAGATCAAATTGAAGAATTCTCTAAGGATACAGTGCAAATGACCAAACAGATGATTAAtaaagaaaggcaaagagagaTAGAGGATAGATCCAGAAGTTGCAATATTCGTTTGATAGGAATTCCAGAAAAAGACAATAATGAGAATGGGGCAGAGGACATAATTAAGGAAATAATTGATGAAAACTTTGCAGAACTAAAGAAAGGTTCAAGTCTTGAGATTGTCAGTGCTTGCCGAGTGCCTAGTAAGATTGATGAAAAGAGACTGACTCCTAGACACATCTTGGTAAAATTTTGGAATTctaatgataaagagaaaataataagggcttctagagagagaagagaaataaccTACCAAGGAACAAGAATCAGGTTGACGGCAGACCTATCACTGGACACACTGGATGCTAGAAGTAAATGGAGCAATGTCTTTAAAGTTCTGCTGGCAAAAGGCTTTAATCCTAGAATCCTATATCCAGCCAAAATGGCATTTGATTTTAGAGGTAAAACAAAGGTATTTCTTGATGTTGAAGAGTTTAGAGATTATGTTTCGCATATGCCCACCTTGAGAGAATTACTGGAAGATAATGTGCTTTAG